In Pollutimonas sp. M17, a single genomic region encodes these proteins:
- a CDS encoding transporter substrate-binding domain-containing protein encodes METHTILKAASASRRVFVAGALACLLGLGAAPAQANDLPKIKEDKVIRVAIDLGAPPFGTKDDTLKPIGSDVETAELLAKDLGVKLEIVPTTGANRVPFLLTNKADLVVASFSITPEREKVVAFSVPYAAIQAVVGAPKDMNISKLEDLVGKTVISTRGTTNDIAITKQALPGTNILRFDDDATSITAVSSGQGDIFATAPPLLKAINKKTPGKNMESKIVLSTAMLGIGLNKQSTELKGWVDNWVRANLKNGKLNDIYQKYHGSPLPDNVLSAGK; translated from the coding sequence ATGGAGACACACACTATATTGAAGGCGGCATCCGCATCGCGGCGCGTATTCGTCGCGGGCGCCCTGGCGTGCTTGCTTGGTCTGGGCGCCGCGCCCGCCCAGGCCAACGACCTGCCCAAGATCAAGGAAGACAAGGTGATACGTGTGGCCATCGACTTGGGCGCGCCGCCGTTCGGCACCAAGGACGACACCCTCAAGCCCATAGGCTCCGACGTCGAGACGGCGGAACTGCTGGCAAAGGATCTGGGCGTAAAACTCGAGATCGTGCCCACGACCGGCGCCAACCGCGTGCCTTTTTTGCTGACCAATAAAGCCGACCTTGTCGTGGCCAGCTTCTCGATCACGCCCGAGCGCGAGAAGGTCGTGGCCTTCTCGGTGCCGTATGCCGCCATACAGGCGGTGGTCGGTGCGCCCAAGGACATGAACATCAGCAAACTGGAGGACCTGGTCGGCAAGACGGTGATTTCCACGCGCGGCACGACCAACGACATTGCGATCACCAAGCAGGCGCTGCCCGGAACCAATATTCTGCGTTTCGACGACGATGCCACGTCGATTACGGCGGTGTCCAGCGGCCAGGGAGACATCTTCGCCACGGCGCCCCCGCTGCTCAAGGCCATCAACAAGAAAACGCCCGGTAAAAACATGGAGTCCAAGATCGTGCTGTCGACCGCGATGCTGGGCATAGGCCTGAACAAGCAAAGCACCGAACTCAAAGGATGGGTCGATAATTGGGTGCGCGCCAACCTGAAGAACGGCAAGCTGAACGATATCTATCAGAAATATCATGGCTCGCCGCTCCCCGATAACGTACTGAGCGCGGGTAAATAA
- a CDS encoding amino acid ABC transporter permease, whose product MNVQQFEYLVQGAWGTLLLSCLTFVFAGMLGMAVALLRVSPLKPVRHAASSYIQLIQGTPLLVLMGVCFYGPNLLGMNSVPALFAATLALTIQSSAYFGEIWRGCIQSVARSQWEAAECLGLSRLQRMALVILPQALRIATPPTVGFMVQIVKNTSIASLVIGYAELSYNAKILNNSTFEPFLYFGCAAALYFAMCYPMSVWSRKLEKRLNAARGAA is encoded by the coding sequence ATGAATGTCCAACAGTTCGAATATCTGGTCCAGGGCGCCTGGGGCACCCTGCTGCTGTCCTGCCTGACCTTTGTTTTTGCCGGCATGCTCGGCATGGCGGTGGCCTTGCTTCGGGTCTCGCCGTTGAAACCGGTCAGGCATGCGGCATCGTCCTATATCCAGCTGATTCAGGGTACGCCGCTGCTGGTGCTGATGGGCGTGTGCTTCTACGGCCCCAACCTGCTGGGCATGAACAGCGTGCCGGCCTTGTTTGCCGCCACGCTGGCACTGACCATACAGTCCAGCGCCTATTTCGGCGAGATCTGGCGCGGCTGCATACAGTCGGTGGCGCGCAGCCAGTGGGAAGCGGCGGAATGCCTTGGACTCAGCCGCCTCCAGCGCATGGCGCTGGTCATCCTGCCGCAGGCGCTGCGCATTGCAACGCCGCCCACGGTGGGGTTCATGGTGCAGATCGTCAAGAACACGTCGATTGCTTCCCTGGTCATCGGCTATGCGGAGCTGTCGTACAACGCCAAGATTCTGAACAACTCCACGTTCGAGCCTTTTCTTTATTTCGGATGCGCTGCCGCGCTGTATTTTGCCATGTGCTATCCCATGTCCGTGTGGAGCCGGAAACTGGAGAAAAGACTGAACGCCGCTCGTGGCGCGGCATGA
- a CDS encoding amino acid ABC transporter permease, translating into MNYQFDFESVLSYWPLFLEGAGTTLQMSFWATLAGFVLGVLCAVARSSGPTWLRKLVGGYVEIIRNTPLLVQSYFLIFGMSSIGLRLPIMVGAILALVINIGAYTCEIVRAGIESIHKGQLEAAECLGLTPTQVYLHIILRPAIERVYPALTSQYVLLMLVTSILSAVGANELFGISNSVQANTFRNFEVFIVLWVVYLALSGLVRAVFWLFGQFVFVRRRKLGTAL; encoded by the coding sequence ATGAACTACCAGTTCGATTTCGAAAGCGTGCTGTCGTATTGGCCGCTATTCCTCGAAGGGGCGGGGACGACGCTGCAAATGTCGTTCTGGGCCACGCTGGCCGGTTTTGTTCTGGGTGTTCTGTGCGCCGTGGCGCGCAGCAGCGGCCCGACATGGCTGCGCAAGCTGGTGGGCGGCTACGTGGAAATCATAAGGAACACGCCTCTGCTGGTGCAAAGCTATTTCCTGATCTTCGGCATGTCCAGCATTGGCCTGCGCCTGCCCATCATGGTCGGTGCCATATTGGCTCTCGTCATCAATATCGGCGCCTATACCTGCGAGATCGTGCGCGCGGGCATCGAATCCATACACAAGGGGCAGCTTGAGGCCGCCGAGTGCCTGGGCCTGACCCCGACACAGGTGTATCTGCACATCATCCTGCGGCCCGCCATCGAACGCGTCTATCCGGCGTTGACCAGCCAGTATGTATTGCTGATGCTGGTCACCAGCATCTTGTCCGCGGTAGGCGCCAACGAACTCTTCGGCATTTCCAATTCGGTCCAGGCCAATACCTTCCGCAACTTCGAGGTCTTCATTGTGCTGTGGGTGGTGTACCTGGCGCTGTCGGGGCTGGTTCGCGCCGTATTCTGGCTGTTCGGCCAGTTTGTCTTTGTGCGCCGGCGCAAGCTGGGTACGGCTTTGTAG
- a CDS encoding IclR family transcriptional regulator — protein sequence MAMTAEQKGKHSGTSGERAVRYAAPALEKGLDILEALSASAGGYTLNELAQALGRNVNEIFRMVVTLQRRGYIQADQNDRYTLTLTMFQLANRQQPVKTLVGSALPLLQELSERARQSCHLAIYQGGRVVIIAQVDSPERWSFGLKVGVVMGLTDTSSGHVLLAYQDEVERTRMLSSHIRVEGEQTMDPGQLFTLLKEVRRNGYSCMPSIQIQGVTNIAFPVRGLGGRVVAAINVPHIARIDGMPRPDIVQITDILADICGRLSSRIGYDASLAEDSTPA from the coding sequence ATGGCGATGACAGCAGAACAGAAAGGAAAACACAGCGGGACATCCGGCGAGCGGGCGGTCCGCTATGCCGCACCGGCGCTGGAGAAAGGCCTGGATATCCTGGAGGCCCTCAGCGCCAGCGCCGGGGGCTATACACTGAACGAGCTGGCGCAGGCGCTGGGCAGGAATGTCAATGAAATATTCCGCATGGTCGTCACCTTGCAGCGGCGCGGTTATATACAAGCCGACCAGAATGATCGCTACACCCTGACCCTGACGATGTTCCAGTTGGCCAACCGCCAGCAGCCGGTCAAGACCTTGGTGGGTTCGGCGCTGCCTCTGCTGCAGGAGCTTTCCGAGCGGGCGCGGCAATCGTGCCACCTGGCGATCTACCAGGGCGGCCGGGTCGTGATCATTGCGCAGGTCGATAGCCCGGAGCGCTGGTCCTTCGGCCTGAAAGTGGGCGTGGTCATGGGCTTGACCGACACCTCGTCGGGCCACGTGCTGCTGGCCTACCAGGACGAGGTCGAGCGCACGCGCATGCTGAGCAGCCATATCCGCGTTGAAGGCGAACAGACCATGGACCCCGGCCAGCTCTTCACCTTGCTCAAAGAGGTGCGCCGCAACGGGTACTCCTGCATGCCCAGCATCCAGATCCAGGGCGTCACCAACATCGCCTTTCCCGTGCGCGGCCTGGGCGGACGCGTCGTGGCGGCCATCAACGTGCCTCACATCGCCCGCATCGACGGCATGCCGCGCCCCGATATCGTTCAGATCACGGACATACTGGCCGATATCTGCGGCCGCCTGTCCAGCCGCATCGGCTATGACGCCAGCCTGGCGGAAGATTCCACGCCCGCCTGA
- a CDS encoding four-carbon acid sugar kinase family protein, which translates to MTVPAPRLAFYGDDFTGATDTLATVSGAGLRAMLFLHPPTDRQRAAAGPLDCLGIAGAARSMDALEQERELDGVGRYFSRLGAAVTLYKTCSTFDSSPDTGSIGAAVGILRRHLDASPFLPIVGGQPNLSRYCVFGNLFAAFRTGEGAYRLDRHPTMSRHPVTPMHESDLRLHLARQGLKNIASIQYPSYDLPSMELDALINARVADGAQGILFDIGHVAHLPIVGRAIWTRACERPVLAIGPSGVAQALLAHWSEMKTLGANPVHAQATLAPSDGPVFVLSGSMSPVTARQIEAAVSYQRIALDAHALAAADSVRIDAVLAQVLQALSQGRHVLAYTADPSGSTARPDIPAAALAKACGVFLARVLQAAAPRRVGVAGGDTSSHCVRGLDIWGLSYLGQLDPGVAVCGIHADLPHLRGVEIMLKGGQVGSTAVFERLLGS; encoded by the coding sequence CCACCGATCGGCAACGCGCGGCGGCCGGCCCGCTGGACTGCCTGGGCATCGCGGGCGCCGCCCGATCCATGGACGCCCTGGAACAGGAACGCGAACTGGACGGCGTGGGCCGTTATTTTTCGCGGCTGGGCGCGGCGGTGACGCTTTACAAGACCTGCTCGACCTTCGACAGTTCGCCGGATACGGGCAGCATAGGGGCGGCCGTGGGCATACTGCGCCGGCATCTGGATGCATCGCCCTTCCTGCCCATCGTCGGCGGGCAGCCCAACCTGAGCCGCTATTGTGTGTTCGGCAATCTGTTTGCCGCATTCCGCACAGGCGAGGGGGCATACAGGCTGGATCGGCATCCCACCATGAGCCGCCATCCGGTCACGCCCATGCACGAGTCCGACCTGCGCCTGCATCTGGCGCGGCAAGGCCTGAAGAATATCGCGTCCATCCAGTATCCCAGCTACGACCTGCCGTCCATGGAGCTGGACGCCCTGATCAATGCGCGTGTTGCGGACGGCGCCCAGGGCATACTGTTCGACATCGGCCATGTTGCCCACCTGCCCATCGTGGGACGCGCGATCTGGACGCGCGCCTGCGAGCGCCCTGTGCTGGCCATCGGGCCTAGCGGCGTCGCGCAGGCGTTGCTGGCGCATTGGAGCGAAATGAAGACGCTCGGGGCGAACCCCGTGCATGCCCAAGCCACGCTGGCGCCGTCGGACGGACCGGTGTTCGTATTGTCGGGCAGCATGTCGCCGGTGACGGCTCGCCAGATCGAGGCCGCGGTGTCCTATCAGCGCATCGCCCTGGACGCCCATGCGCTGGCGGCCGCCGATTCCGTCCGGATCGACGCGGTGCTTGCCCAGGTGTTGCAGGCCTTGTCGCAGGGGCGCCATGTGCTGGCCTATACGGCGGATCCGTCCGGCTCAACGGCCAGGCCCGATATTCCGGCGGCGGCGCTGGCCAAGGCCTGCGGTGTTTTTCTGGCGCGTGTGCTCCAGGCGGCCGCGCCGCGCCGCGTCGGCGTGGCGGGAGGCGATACGTCCAGCCACTGCGTGCGCGGCCTGGACATCTGGGGCCTGTCTTATCTGGGGCAGCTGGATCCGGGCGTTGCGGTATGCGGCATCCATGCCGATCTGCCCCATTTGAGGGGGGTGGAAATCATGCTCAAAGGCGGCCAGGTGGGTTCCACCGCCGTGTTCGAGCGTTTGCTCGGATCTTGA